In Scylla paramamosain isolate STU-SP2022 chromosome 1, ASM3559412v1, whole genome shotgun sequence, one DNA window encodes the following:
- the LOC135104930 gene encoding uncharacterized protein LOC135104930 encodes MVVPTRTGVVVGVAVAAMVLLPAPCLSLTIHPAVLSNFVGPYRKPGEPVLRPNVEPVRHHDGPAPASSLRFSPAQPFAAKEPFFPVALTGSSPSREWNRPLRSCAGSASCAQNMDNTLNLLMRMMETGRRR; translated from the exons ATGGTGGTGCCAACACGGACGGGCGTGGTCGTGggcgtggcggtggcggcgatgGTGCTCCTGCCTGCGCCCTGCCTCTCGCTCACCATTCACCCCGCCGTGCTCAGCAACTTtgtcg GTCCTTACCGCAAGCCTGGGGAACCCGTGCTGCGTCCCAATGTTGAGCCGGTGCGTCACCACGACGGCCCCGCCCCAGCCTCCAGCCTCAGGTTCAGCCCGGCCCAGCCCTTCGCAGCCAAGGAACCCTTCTTCCCTGTTGCCCTCACCGGCTCCTCCCCGTCCCGAGAGTGGAACAGACCCCTTAG gtCGTGCGCGGGGTCAGCCTCGTGTGCCCAGAACATGGACAACACCCTCAACCTGCTCATGCGCATGATGGAGACCGGCAGGCGGCGCTAG